CGTTTATTGATGATGGCGGGGCCCGCGCGTTCTCGTGTGAGCCGATTGTTTGAGTAACACACGCTCGCACACTTCGTGCTTGCCATGTTCTCGCTAATGTCAAGCGAGACAgaaaagagcgagaaagaaacaACAACTGTCAGTTGGGTCTCAGTAATGTGTTTAATGGAGGCCACCAGACTGATGGTGGCACCGAACGAGATGGAGGCGACCATGCACAGGACACTCTATTGACAAATTCTGTTGACAAGAATATACAATTTTTCTTTCACTGTACAGGCTATACTGGAGTTTCATTATATTGCAGTAAGCTGCCTATCAAACAAAAAATTGAACAGTGAGAATAGAACTACAGAACTAAAGCTTGAGAAGGAAAATGGAAACTCTCACTGGTACTCAACCGCGCAAGTGACATTTGAAAAAGTTGGAACTGGCATACTATACATATGTTTATACTACATACTATTTCTGGCTCCCTCCGTCTTGCGCTTCCCGCACAATGCTTCCTTCAAAACGAGGCTAAACGATCAATGTCTGTTCATCTCGATGACTTCTGTTTCCCTTTGCCTCCGTACGTGACTCCGAAACCGGCCTGTCCAGTGGCCTGTCCGCTGTGTTGGGCACCTGCTCCACCAGCGCTTCCGGCTAGATGGTGTGGAAGACCGCCGGCAGCTTGACCGGGGTGTCCTTGATATCCGGGAGCTACGGCTACAGGACCACCATACCCTTGACCAGGTGCTCCTCCTGGACCAGCGACCAGCGATGGCCCCGCAAAACCGGCCACTTGACCACCGTAGCCACCACCATGGCCGCCACCGTAGCCGAGGGCATGCAGGGGAACACCGGCTTGGCCAGCACCTTGGCCGAGAGGGTATTGGCCGATCGGTCCACCGGCAAACTGGACAACGGGCCCATCGCGAGCTCCGAGACCGGCGGGTAGCCCACCAGCATGACCTCCGGCCGCGCCCAGGTACGCGCCTTCACCACCGGCATGGTATGCTCCAGCTGGAAGCGCACCTCCATGTGCGTGACCCCCAGCGGCGGACTGGGGAAGCGCATAGACGGCGGGTCCAGCTGGACCAGCGGCAGCGTGACCTCCTGGAGCAGCTGCCACGCTACCAAAGGCTGCACCGGGAGATGCCACGTGTCCACCACCACCGTAGCCCCCCTGAATAATCAGTCCGTACGCCTGAGGTCCAGCCACTTGTACACCCGCTGCGCCTCCGTGTCCTCCAGCGTAACCCGCCAGGCCTGCTGAACCGAGCGCCGCTCCTTGACCTGTGTGTCCCGCCGGGTAGACTGCCACAGGGGCTCCGGCACCATAGCCCTGTGCTCCGCCACTGTAGAGTTGTGCTCCGGTGCCGTATCCCGGTGCTCCTCCACCGTAGAGTTGTGCTCCGGCGCCATAGCCGGGCGCTCCAGCGCCATAGCCGGGCGCTCCAGCGCCATAGCCGGGCGCTCCAGCGCCGTAGGAAGGTCCTCCGATGGCTACCagctgttgctggccaccacctGCGCCGCCAGCGTGCGCTTGAGGAAGGAAAGCTCTAGGGTAGCCACCTGCTCCTGCTCCTAGACCTCCGGCAGCGGCAGGGCCATAGCCTTGAACGAGGCCAtaaccagcaccaccaccggcgGGATGGCCACCGGCGCCGAAGTGCACACCGGGTGCGCCATGGGCCCCGGTGCCAGGGTAGCCAGCTGGCCCCTGGCCACCCCTTTGTGCTGTAGCTGCTCCATGGCTGGAGGCGAAGACTGAAGCAGGTACCTTGACTGGTTGTCCTTGATTTTGTCCGGACCCGATTCCTTGGGCCAATTTGTAGACGGGCGTGCCGGATCCGGAAGAGCCACTGGAACTGCTCTGAGAAGCATCTCCGGCTCGAACGTGGGGTCCGAGAGACGCAACGAGGAGGACGCTCAGAAACTGTAACATCGAAAGAGGAGCTACATGTCAAGTGGGGAAATGTCGTGATGCAGTTGTGAACTCAATGCGCAGCAATGCTAACAGAATCTAAAGATCGCCTACACCTTGATCAAGATTGAATCCGGGCGCAGTAGATGTGGCTTGGCCACATGGTCTTGTGATTTCCATTCTTGACCATGGTGACCGTATTTCATTGAGTAATATAAAGCTAGAACACTCATGTACAGCACAGGTTCGAATCTTCCAGATGGTAAGATTAGTCTCAAGCCCTCAAGTCAGGCGTTCCCATGCACTCTTTCTGGAATCGGAATTCCATCAATATTAATTTTTGAATTTTCTATTGGGAATGAGATTGTGCTTCGCCTTTGGTCTTTTGCAACCAATATATTGATTCAGTGAGCTGTCTATATCAGTTACAAAAAAAGTAGAATGAAGTGGAGGTATTTCCGCAGGCTGGGTAGAATAAAACTATGTGAGTATAAAAGCGTTGATGAAATTTTGCGGAAAGATGAAAAGTTTCCCCATTATTGGTATTCTATTCTCTAGTATGATATGTGTACGAGGCAGCGTGCCACAGCATTTACGTCATAGTTTGAGCTGTATTTGTTTTCGTGCTATTTCTTGCAACTGAAATAAACAGTAGTGGATTCAATTTGAAACCTAATGCAGTTCGTTCTTTCTTACCGCAAAACAACGCTGTTTCAATCGTTTGTTAGCTTTTCTACAAAATTTTGCAGTCGAAGTTGATGACCGTAGTCGATAAAATAAATATCAAGGCAGATATATTCATAGCACATTTCGGATCATTAACGCCCGCCCTTTATAGGACTCTCGCGCACTGCATTGAAACAGCTCGTTGACGTGACCCTGAAAATTTTCGGAAAGGGACAGCCTTAATGGCGCAGCTGCCGTtcctttttcaatatttttaaaTCACGCGTCTTCCTTCGAGATTGGGGACAGAATACCGGGAGCCGAGAACACAGGGCTTTTGCATTCGTAAAAAGTCTTGACCATTGGTCAGCCGACTTTGATAATGATGCAGCCAGCATCGGAATcggcaaacatttttgtttttcttaaaaCAATTACAACTCAATTCTATAATTTAATCAATAGAGGCCCTGGGACGCGAATAACGAAGCTTTATTGCCATAGCCCAGCAGCCTTCGGTAATATTATGTCCCGTAATACGATCGGCTGAGGTTTTCTCTTATGAACAATTGCAGCGCAAGAGTTATACGACCATCCAAAAAGGGCTACAGCACACGCAGACGGGAACATAGTGAAGTGAAACAGGACACAGCGCTGAACTGCAACTGATACTTCACTATAGGGAGCAGCAGACACACAGGGTGGAACCAGCTCATAACAGGTATGCGGGGCTAAACACCAACAAAATACAAACACAAACATTGGCTGGTTAAGCTTATACAAATGCAAGATTAGAAGTGACTGTGCCAGCGATGTCGTGCACCACGCCACGGTGGTAGAGTGTGACTGGCTGCGCGCGTGTGTGGTGTCATGTGCTgtcattctctcttttctctccaTCCTTCAATTTTTGTGTTGCGCTCCCATGTGTAGGGTGGCAAACCAATTGTTCGGAACTGGTCAACAACCCTGTCTTTCCTTCTCTACTATTTAATCTCCCCAGCATGCCCCTGATCAGTcattattaaaataaaaaaatgaaattacTTGATGCCGATTTAGCTTTTGAGCCTCATTGTATTACGCATACAAATTTGAGGGGGCCacacataacaaaaaaaaaaaaactgtgcgtcAGTATCCTGCAGACCCGTTGCACGGCCGCTCGATCTCCCCCTTTAGGGGGAGATTGAGCGGCCGTGCTCATTGTATGCAGCACCCTCTAATTAGTTCTAGTAGTAGCAGTCGTAGTTCAGCGCTGTGTCCCGTTTTACTGCACCCCGTACCCGTAATGTGTGTGCTGTAGCCCCTTTTCAGCTGCTTTACCAACAGGCCCATCAAGCTATCATCGTGAAATATTACTACCGCTTCGTGTGCTGTCCCATCACCCGGTTTGCGGTAATCTCCACGCTTTTGCTGACCGAACACAACGGCAATATTTACTCGTATATGTACAACCAGTGCAGGATAATGCGGTCTATCGTCGGCTAAATGTTGACTCCTGTACGCTACTATTGGAAAATGTCAGCTAACGGTCGACGTGACGGCTGTTATGATAACAAGATCATTATAATTTAATCTCAGTTTTGTGACTAAGTTGCCTGCAAATCCTTATCGCTGTCTCTAAACGCCGGACGGCAATACGGCGTTTGTTGTTTCATGTAGGCCGGTCTAGCTCTCATGGTGCATGGATGTGAAAGGGATTggaaggctttttttttgctcaataaaaagatacattttgattgattgattgattgattgatgtgtggggtttaacatcccaaaagtaccatatgaatatgagagacgccgtagaggagggctcctccggaaatttcggccacctggggttctttaacgtgcacccaaatctgagcacacgggcccacaacattttcgcctccattagaaatgcagcagGCGCatccggcattcgatcccgcgacctgcgcgtcagcagccaagtaccttagtcactagaccaccgcggcggggcaagaagaCACATTTTATTTGTAGCATTTATGCATTTTACGAAGTGTTAAAAACTTGATCATTGAAAGATAGGGCCGAGAATTCAGCTAACAACTTTTTTTCTCGTAATTTCATCACGAAAGCACATCCCAAAATTTTGTGAAATAGAACTGCTATGTACGTAACGTATTTAAGGAGTACGACATTTTAAAGCAACATACAATTTATACGAGATGGGTCAAGGTTCGTAGATTCTTTCTCGGTTAATTCgacattttgtttattttgaataTACCATAAAGTCGCTGTGGAAAACCGCATGCTGTCTTTAAAGCGCAACTTGTTTAGCTAAGCAGCACGGGAAGGCGCGCAAGCATACAGTTCACTCCTGAAATGGAAGCACTTCCTAGAAGCgtagaaaaaaagcaagaacaagaaaaaacTGCAACTCAGCATATGAAGCTGCTGCTTTTCCCTACAGGTGACGACGCTTACGGCAACAGTGCATGCGGCTTTGATGACCATAACGTTTGTCATGTCCAGGCTGATGTCTTTATTGAGAATTGTTTCGGCAAAGAAAACCATGTTGAAAAGTCTTTCACCCACTGACAAATGATAAGTGTATAGTTACATAATCATGAGTTACAACAGTCTGTGGAAGCACGCTTCAAGCAATAACAAATATCAAAATTCGATCAATTTGCAACTGATTGATAATTTAACGTCCCAGATGATACCAAACCGCGTGATATTGACAGTGTCCAATGAACACTGGTTGACTCGGCTTACCTAAAGTGTCTCGCACATGTAATTCACTGCTCCTCTCTTCTCTTTCCACTCTTTCCTCCTTCTATCTCTAATCCTTCTACTCTTCTTACCCAATCACCCAGCGTGGGGTAGCCAACTTTATGCTTGTCTGGATAACCTTCTTGCTTGTGCCTTTCTATATATTTATTTTCTATGTTCCGTGAACGTGTATCCCAAATGCCATTGAGAGGTAGTAACATGCGTAGCCATATTGAGTAGGCCAATATTTCTCTTCAAAATCTCAATTTTACAGGGTTTGCGTAATTTCACTGGTTTTTCTTAATTAGGAGCTTCTCACAAAGGCTTTAAACTGAATACTTAGACATTCTTACAGTATTCAATTATAGAGCTGTTGAAGGGAACTTCTCAAGACGTAAGCAAACCTTGTACTTGAAAGAGGTGATAAATATTGACCTTTCGTTTGAAAATACTACAATGGAGAAAAAGTAACAAAAGTTGATACAGTGGTTCATTAGaaagatttgggcgcacgttaaagaaccccaggtggtcaaaatttccggagccctccactacggcgtctctcataatcatatggtggttttgggacgttaaaccccacaaatcaatcaatcattagaaAGATCATTACCATATTTAACAGCTCTTTGAACAAACAATAAAATCAATAACTATGTTTCTGTTACTACAGCCGAAGTATCACGCAACTTAGTATAGCGCTAATGTTTAATTACTGCAATTAACAGGTGTttgaataaaacaaataaaagctAGAGTTATGTTTTGCGACAAAAACCGACCTTCCGCGCAACTATATTACCCCACCAAATAATTAGGGGTAGGATGGCTGATATGCCGATCACCGCCCGCCCGCGGCCGAGAAGTATTGTACGTGTCTTGTCTCGCGACATCAGGGACGCGGCAGCGTACGCCAAGGAACGCCTTCCGATAAACGAAGGGCGTTCTCAAatgctggcccgaaggtcgcgggatcgaatgccaaCCGCATACCGACGGAGGTGAAATGCCAGAGTCCCGTGAGTGTCGATTTAGGTCCCCGTTAAGTGTATACtctaggtggtcaaaacttccggagccctccactatagcgtccctcataataatatcgtggtcgTTGGGACGCAAAGCCCCACCAAATATTATCACCGATAACCGAAGGCAAAGCATCAGTTTAAAAGCAAAGAATAAGTGAAGGTCAAACGGAGGGTGTTAATGAAAGTGCAGGAACGCTTATAATCGTCGATGTTGCCGCAGTAGCTCTACAACTCAATTCGGACATCATCTTAACTCAAAGAGAATTGGCCTTCACTCCGCGTTGTCACTTCACATTGCTTTTAAAAATTAAACATTCTGCCGATACATTGGCCGAATACACCTTATTTTCATTATATCTGCGTTATCGAAATAATTTAATCTTCACCATGC
Above is a window of Rhipicephalus microplus isolate Deutch F79 chromosome 1, USDA_Rmic, whole genome shotgun sequence DNA encoding:
- the LOC142807667 gene encoding uncharacterized protein LOC142807667, with protein sequence MIAFLSVLLVASLGPHVRAGDASQSSSSGSSGSGTPVYKLAQGIGSGQNQGQPVKVPASVFASSHGAATAQRGGQGPAGYPGTGAHGAPGVHFGAGGHPAGGGAGYGLVQGYGPAAAGGLGAGAGGYPRAFLPQAHAGGAGGGQQQLVAIGGPSYGAGAPGYGAGAPGYGAGAPGYGAGAQLYGGGAPGYGTGAQLYSGGAQGYGAGAPVAVYPAGHTGQGAALGSAGLAGYAGGHGGAAGVQVAGPQAYGLIIQGGYGGGGHVASPGAAFGSVAAAPGGHAAAGPAGPAVYALPQSAAGGHAHGGALPAGAYHAGGEGAYLGAAGGHAGGLPAGLGARDGPVVQFAGGPIGQYPLGQGAGQAGVPLHALGYGGGHGGGYGGQVAGFAGPSLVAGPGGAPGQGYGGPVAVAPGYQGHPGQAAGGLPHHLAGSAGGAGAQHSGQATGQAGFGVTYGGKGKQKSSR